The Pseudomonas leptonychotis genomic sequence CCGCGCGCTGATGCAGAACGAGCTGGAAGTGTTCTATCAGCCCAAGCTGTGCCTAAAGAGCGGCAAATTATTAGGCTTGGAAGCGCTGCTGCGCTGGCATCACCCGGAAAAGGGCATGATCAGCCCGGATAAATTCATCAGCGTGGCGGAGGAAACCGGCCTGATCATCCCCATTGGCAAGTGGGTGACGCGTCAGGCCTGCCGCATGAGCCAGCAGTTGATTGCCGTCGGTTATGGACCGCTGCAAATGGCTATCAACCTGTCACCCAAGCAATTCTCTGACCCAGATTTGGTCGGCGAGATTGCGACGATTCTGCAGGAAGAACGGCTCGACCCAACCCTGCTTGAGCTGGAACTGACCGAAAGCCTGCTCATGGAAGCCACCGATAACACGCGCCAGCAGCTCAGCAGCCTTAAAGACCTTGGCCTGACCCTGGCCATGGATGACTTTGGTACCGGCTATTCCTCACTCAGCTACCTGAAAAAATTCCCCATCGACGTGATCAAGATTGATCGCAGCTTTATCAAAGACATCCCGCAGAGCCAGGACGACATGGAAATTACGTCTGCGGTGATTGCCATGGCCCACAACCTGAAACTCAAGGTGGTGGCTGAAGGTATCGAAACCGCCGCACAGCTGAATTTTCTGCGCCGTCAGCAGTGTGATATCGGCCAAGGCTACCTGTTTGACAAACCTATCGCCGGACGCGTTTTGTTGGAAAGCCTGAAGCGCTACCCAAATCGCGGCTGATGCGCCTGTAACAATCCGGGGCGCTCACGGTCTATGCACTTATGTATCTGCTGAGGAAATGGCTCATGGTTCTGCGCTCGCAAATTCTTGCCCACAAACTCGAACTGCCCACGGCGGAACAAGCGCTGCCAGGGCGCAGCGAGGCCATGCAGGTGCCGGCTGCCCACTTCGTTAACGGCAACGCATTGCAGGGGCCATTTCCAACCGGTCTTAAACAGGCGGTGTTTGCGCTGGGCTGCTTCTGGGGTGCGGAACGGCGCTTCTGGCAACAGCCAGGGGTATGGAGTACCGCCGCTGGCTATGCCGGCGGCCATACACCCAACCCGACCTATGATGAAGCCTGCTCAGGCCTTACCGGCCACACCGAGGTGGTGTTAGTCGTATTCGACCCGCAGCTCACCTCCTACGAGGCCTTGCTGAAGGTGTTCTGGGAAGCCCACAACCCAACCCAGGGCATGCGCCAGGGCAACGACACGGGCAGTCAATACCGCTCAGCCATCTATTGCTATGGCGCCGAACAGCTGGCGGCAGCCACTGCCAGCCAAGCGGCATTCCAAGTTGAGCTGGAAAAAGCCGGCTTCGGCCCGATCACCACTGAGGTGCGCGAGGCGCCGCCGTTCTATTACGCCGAGGCTTATCACCAACAGTACCTGGCGAAGAATCCAGGCGGCTACTGCGGCCTGGGCGGCACTGGGGTGTGTTTGCCCGTTTAAGTTCGCCAGAAGAGGAGCGTCAATATGGACATCAGCAACCTGACCAGCTCAGTCTCCGCCCAGGCGGCAGCGCAGGCATCGGCCCTGGCATCGCTCCTGCTGCTGCGCAAGACCCTGGAACTGCAGGCCGCCAGCATCGGCGGCTTGGTGCAGGCCGCCACGCCGGCCAGCGCGCCGAGCAACCCGCCGAACCTGGGCAATAGCGTCGACCTGACGGTTTAGCCCGCCACATCCGCCCTTGCACTCGTCTCGCTAGCCGTTTCCGGCTTCCAGCCTTTCAACAGCTTGCCCACCTTATAACCACGCCAGCCAAGCATGCGTGAAGCGGTCAGTACCCCGGCCATCAGCGCACCGCCAACCCCCGCCGTTACCGTGTCAGCCCCCGTCAGGTAGAGCCCCTTGATTGGCGTTTGGCTGTGAATCCAATGCTGCTCAAAACGCTGCACGGTGTGGTCGATACCATAGATTTCACCTTGCTCATTCCACTGGTACCACTCGGTGGACAGCGGTGTGCCCAGCTCGCAGAAATCCAGTGCGCCGCGCAACTGTGGCTGCTGTTGATACAGGGTTTCCAGCAAGCCATCGGTGAGCTTGGCTTTCAACGCTTCATACTCGGCGCCACGCTTACCCCACGTACTGCCCTTCCATTGGGCGAACCATTCGGGCTGCGCCAGGGCGACGATTTCCACCGTGGCCTTGTTTGGATACTGCGCATCCCACGCCGGGTCCTTGGCGGACGGGAAGGAGATATAGGTCAGCGGCGTCTGCTCGCTATCACCGTTTTTGAAAGCGCGAACGTTGAGGTCGTGATCAAAGGTTGGATAGACCCAGTAATTGGTCTTCGGCAATTTCAGCTCAGCGGCACTGCCCTTAAAACCTGCATACAGGCACAGGGTCGCGGCGGACAGCTCGACCTTGGGCATGTGTTCTAGCAATCCATATTCACTGGCCACCTGCGGCTCCAGCAGCCGCGTGTAAGTGGGCACCAGGCCAGCGCAGCTGACGATCTGCGGCGCACGGATCTCAAAACCATCTTTTTG encodes the following:
- a CDS encoding putative motility protein, with the translated sequence MDISNLTSSVSAQAAAQASALASLLLLRKTLELQAASIGGLVQAATPASAPSNPPNLGNSVDLTV
- the msrA gene encoding peptide-methionine (S)-S-oxide reductase MsrA — encoded protein: MVLRSQILAHKLELPTAEQALPGRSEAMQVPAAHFVNGNALQGPFPTGLKQAVFALGCFWGAERRFWQQPGVWSTAAGYAGGHTPNPTYDEACSGLTGHTEVVLVVFDPQLTSYEALLKVFWEAHNPTQGMRQGNDTGSQYRSAIYCYGAEQLAAATASQAAFQVELEKAGFGPITTEVREAPPFYYAEAYHQQYLAKNPGGYCGLGGTGVCLPV